One genomic region from Xylocopa sonorina isolate GNS202 chromosome 8, iyXylSono1_principal, whole genome shotgun sequence encodes:
- the LOC143426451 gene encoding phosphoenolpyruvate carboxykinase [GTP], whose product MSARIDPIRWSSLAGISFRITRGFSVAATSSGGSSIHCKSLWRRDPCYLKSVDSVNAPGIGRQQIARFAILSHRTLLNVTKMSHTIGVCYPRVSTLVTNVAKNPAINNTYEYIGRTPLLNTLTEPLAPKLRSYIEECASLCCPKDIYICDGSNAEYEQLLKLLQKNDTITPLPKYENCWLARTNPADVARVEKCTFISTESKHDTVPASRDGVTGELGNWISSTDMDKAILDRFPGCMKGRTMYVIPFSMGPIGSPFSKIGIEITDSAYVACSMRIMTRMGRKVLAILGNDDFVKCLHSVGAPKLNSKIKINPAWPCDPERTIILHKPAKNEIVSYGSGYGGNSLLGKKCFALRIGSTIARDEGWLAEHMLILGITNPKGKKCYIAAAFPSACGKTNLAMMQPTLPGYKIECVGDDIAWMRFDKEGRLRAINPENGFFGVAPGTSFSTNPNAMKTIFKDTIFTNVAATNDGGVFWEGLEKEINDDVEITDWRGNKWTRGSKTPAAHPNSRFCSPAMQCPIIDPAWEDPAGVPIDAIIFGGRRPEGVPLIYQARNWQHGVFIGASMKSEATAAAEHKDKAIMHDPFAMRPFFGYNFGHYLEHWLSMAKVKDAKLPAIFHVNWFRKSTDGKFLWPGFGENSRVLDWIFRRINGEDIAVDSPIGLLPKLESLNMNNIQGKVDMEELFRLPKSFWQNEVKELREYFDAQIGDDLPADIRAELESLARNIEQL is encoded by the exons ATGTCAGCGAGAATCGATCCGATACGCTGGTCGAGTTTGGCCGGTATCAGTTTCCGGATCACCAGAGGTTTCTCCGTCGCTGCAACCTCTTCCGGAGGATCCTCGATCCATTGCAAGAGCCTTTGGAGGAGAGATCCGTGCTACTTGAAATCCGTTGACTCGGTCAATGCGCCCGGAATTGGAAGACAGCAGATAGCAAGGTTCGCGATCCTGAGCCATCGAACGCTTCTGAACGTTACCAAGATGTCGCATACGATCGGCGTTTGTTATCCGCG AGTGTCCACCTTGGTCACCAATGTAGCGAAAAATCCAGCCATCAACAATACTTATGAATACATAGGAAGAACACCCTTGTTGAATACACTGACGGAACCCCTTGCTCCGAAACTTCGTTCATACATCGAGGAATGTGCATCCCTTTGCTGTCCCAAGGATATCTATATCTGCGATGGAAGCAATGCAGAGTACGAGCAACTGTTGAAACTTTTACAAAAGAATGATACGATAACACCTTTACCGAAATACGAGAATTG ctggTTGGCTAGAACGAATCCAGCGGACGTAGCACGCGTCGAGAAGTGCACGTTTATCAGCACGGAGTCCAAACATGACACGGTCCCAGCTTCACGCGATGGTGTCACTGGAGAATTGGGCAACTGGATTTCCTCAACTGACATGGACAAGGCTATTCTAGACCGCTTTCCGGGGTGTATGAAAG GTCGAACAATGTATGTCATTCCGTTCAGCATGGGCCCGATAGGCTCACCCTTCTCAAAAATTGGGATAGAGATCACAGATTCCGCATACGTAGCCTGTTCTATGAGAATAATGACCAGGATGGGAAGAAAGGTTCTCGCGATTCTTGGGAACGATGATTTCGTCAAGTGCCTGCACTCTGTTGGTGCTCCAAAATTGAATTCGAAGATCAAAATCAATCCTGCTTGGCCTTGCGATCCGGAGAGAACCATCATTCTTCACAAACCAGCGAAGAACGAGATAGTTTCGTATGGTAGCGGTTACGGTGGAAATTCTTTACTTGGTAAAAAGTGTTTCGCCTTGAGAATCGGCTCCACCATCGCCAGAGATGAGGGCTGGCTGGCTGAACACATGCTC ATACTGGGTATCACAAATCCAAAAGGTAAAAAATGTTACATCGCCGCTGCGTTCCCAAGTGCCTGCGGGAAGACCAACCTGGCCATGATGCAGCCAACACTGCCAGGGTATAAGATTGAATGCGTGGGTGACGACATCGCCTGGATGAGGTTTGACAAGGAGGGCAGGCTTCGCGCTATAAATCCGGAGAATGGATTCTTTGGTGTTGCACCTGGTACCAGTTTCTCCACCAACCCTAATGCTATGAAGACCATCTTCAAGGACACTATATTCACCAATGTAGCGGCTACCAACGATGGTGGAGTCTTCTGGGAAGGATTGGAAAAAGAAATCAATGATGATGTTGAA ATTACTGATTGGCGAGGCAACAAGTGGACCAGAGGCTCCAAGACACCCGCAGCGCATCCCAATTCCAGATTCTGTTCCCCAGCTATGCAATGTCCAATTATCGATCCAGCTTGGGAAGATCCAGCTGGCGTTCCTATAGATGCGATCATTTTTGGAGGCCGAAGACCAGAAGGTGTTCCCCTGATATATCAGGCTAGAAATTGGCAACACGGTGTCTTTATTGGAGCGTCCATGAAGTCTGAAGCGACCGCTGCAGCAGAACACAAG GACAAGGCAATCATGCACGATCCGTTTGCCATGAGGCCTTTCTTTGGCTACAATTTTGGACACTATCTTGAGCACTGGCTGAGTATGGCCAAAGTGAAGGACGCTAAACTGCCAGCGATATTCCACGTGAACTGGTTCAGAAAGAGCACGGATGGCAAATTCCTCTGGCCAGGCTTTGGCGAGAATTCTCGCGTTTTGGATTGGATCTTCCGCAGAATCAATGGCGAGGATATCGCCGTAGACTCTCCCATAGGCCTGTTACCTAAACTTGAGTCGTTAAACATGAACAACATACAAGGAAAAGTAGATATGGAAGAATTATTCAGATTACCAAAAAGCTTCTGGCAGAATGAAGTCAAAGAGCTTAGAGAGTATTTCGACGCTCAAATCGGAGATGATCTACCCGCAGACATTCGTGCGGAGCTCGAGTCTCTCGCTCGTAACATTGAACAGCTTTAA
- the LOC143425796 gene encoding PHAF1 protein CG7083 isoform X3: protein MLELEVVPERSLGCEQWEFILGMHFSQSVSIIQSQVGIIRGVQVLYSDSNPLDVDLVINLPHDGVRLIFDPVVQRLKIIEIYNMKLVKLKYCGLPFNSPEVLPSIEQIEHSFGATHPGVYDSDKQVFVLNFRGLSFYFPIDSKFQPGYAHGLGSLQFPNGTSPLVAKTAIYVGNMGAGGGSDEHNLRAPPPPLPLVCYHNNLYLEKADVMRDKTRTRGLRLHLFTEGSSVTRVLLEPKKRCLTKEVLFGDTCEDVLSALGAPSRVFFKAEDKMRIHSPHAHKRDKIRRSDFFYNYFTLGLDVLFDAKTQCVKKFVLHTNYPGHYNFNMYHRCEFSLTLPPENNSTESGKLIDVSPSPVTV from the exons ATGTTGGAACTTGAGGTGGTGCCCGAAAGATCCCTCGGATGCGAGCAGTGGGAATTTATTTTAG GAATGCATTTTTCCCAATCCGTGTCAATAATACAATCCCAAGTGGGCATTATAAGGGGAGTACAAGTACTTTATAGCGATAGT AATCCTTTAGATGTAGACCTAGTAATAAACTTACCTCACGACGGAGTTCGGCTTATATTCGATCCAGTGGTGCAAAGGCTCAAAATAATtgagatatataatatgaaactAGTTAAACTTAAGTACTGCGGTTTACCATTCAATTCACCAGAGGTTTTGCCATCCATTGAACAGATCGAACATTCATTCGGGGCAACTCATCCTGGTGTTTACGACAGTGACAAACAA GTATTTGTGCTAAATTTTCGAGGGCTATCATTTTATTTCCCCATTGACTCGAAATTTCAACCTGGATATGCACACGGATTAGGATCATTGCAATTTCCAAATGGAACTTCACCACTTGTGGCAAAAACGGCTATTTATGTTGGTAACATGGGTGCTGGTGGAGGAAGCGACGAGCACAATTTAAGAGCACCACCGCCACCTTTACCGCTT GTCTGCTATCATAACAATTTGTATTTAGAAAAGGCAGACGTTATGAGAGATAAAACGCGTACGCGAGGTCTCAGATTGCATCTCTTCACGGAAGGCAGCTCCGTAACAAGGGTATTATTGGAGCCGAAGAAACGCTGCTTAACCAAAGAG GTGTTATTTGGAGATACTTGTGAGGATGTGCTGAGCGCTTTGGGAGCACCGTCTCGAGTTTTTTTTAAAGCAGAGGACAAGATGCGTATTCACAGTCCTCACGCGCACAAACGCGACAAAATAAGGCGATCGGATttcttttataattattttacttTAGGATTG GATGTCCTATTTGATGCCAAAACTCAATGCGTCAAGAAGTTTGTGTTACACACGAATTATCCAGGGCATTATAATTTTAATATGTATCATCGTTGTGAGTTTTCTTTGACTCTACCGCCAGAAAATAATTCCACTGAATCAGGAAAACTCATAGACGTTTCTCCTTCTCCAGTTACGGTATGA